In one Neobacillus sp. CF12 genomic region, the following are encoded:
- the fabF gene encoding beta-ketoacyl-ACP synthase II has protein sequence MNRRVVITGYGAITPLGNDVATFWNNIKNSKSGIKKIEFEGFEDINTKIGGRIDAFSPENYLDKKELSKFDKFVQYAYAAAKQALDQSGLNIENEDENRLGVFIGSGIGGLDTVLENHQTLLEKGARKVSPFMAPMMIINMAVGIVSIKTGFRGTSFSPVSACATGNHAIGEAFLNIRHGYSDAILAGGTEASINPLSFAGFSRMKAMSTNNDSPSTASRPFDKTRDGFVMSEGSGILLLEEYEHAKNRGATILGEIIGYGSTTDSYHITSPDYNGAVRAMKLAIEMANIETTAIDYINAHGTSTPEGDKSETKAIKNVFGEHAYKLKVSSTKSMTGHLFGAAGGVESIITLKSISENLIPATINYEHPDEDCDLDYVPNNPINAEVNYAISNGFGFGGHNAVLVFKKFNGD, from the coding sequence ATGAATCGTAGAGTCGTTATTACAGGTTATGGTGCCATCACACCATTAGGAAATGATGTCGCGACATTTTGGAATAATATAAAGAACTCAAAATCTGGTATTAAAAAGATTGAATTTGAAGGTTTTGAAGACATAAATACTAAAATTGGCGGAAGGATTGATGCTTTTTCACCTGAAAATTATTTAGATAAAAAAGAGTTAAGTAAGTTTGATAAATTTGTCCAATATGCCTATGCAGCTGCCAAACAAGCTCTAGATCAATCTGGATTAAACATTGAAAATGAAGATGAAAATCGCTTAGGGGTATTCATTGGTTCAGGAATTGGCGGATTAGATACCGTTCTAGAAAATCATCAAACCCTATTAGAAAAAGGCGCAAGAAAAGTATCTCCATTTATGGCACCGATGATGATCATAAATATGGCTGTTGGTATTGTATCAATTAAAACGGGATTTAGAGGTACAAGTTTTTCACCTGTATCCGCTTGTGCAACAGGTAATCATGCGATTGGTGAAGCATTTTTAAATATCCGACATGGGTATTCAGATGCCATTTTGGCAGGAGGAACAGAAGCATCAATTAATCCATTATCTTTCGCTGGCTTCTCTAGAATGAAAGCCATGTCAACGAACAATGATTCACCAAGTACAGCAAGTCGTCCATTCGATAAGACACGAGACGGTTTTGTAATGTCTGAAGGGTCTGGAATTTTGTTACTTGAGGAATATGAACATGCGAAAAATCGAGGGGCAACCATATTGGGAGAAATTATTGGGTATGGATCTACCACAGATTCCTATCATATTACTTCACCAGATTATAATGGCGCAGTTCGAGCAATGAAGTTAGCGATTGAAATGGCGAACATAGAAACAACCGCCATTGATTATATTAATGCACATGGTACAAGTACACCTGAAGGCGATAAATCAGAGACAAAAGCAATTAAAAATGTCTTTGGTGAACATGCTTACAAGCTAAAAGTTAGTTCAACAAAATCAATGACAGGACATTTATTCGGTGCAGCAGGCGGGGTCGAATCTATTATCACGCTTAAAAGCATTTCAGAAAATTTGATTCCTGCAACCATTAATTATGAACATCCTGATGAGGACTGTGACCTTGATTATGTACCAAACAATCCAATTAATGCGGAGGTAAATTACGCAATTTCCAATGGATTTGGTTTTGGAGGTCATAATGCGGTTTTAGTATTTAAGAAATTTAATGGAGATTGA
- a CDS encoding S8 family serine peptidase, whose protein sequence is MKGLKRRKSNLVAFLMIFLLLGTVFPVRGGAVQNGVSNPMEGKVDPKVIQAFENNKYTNVIVELKNQADVGQIANQAREEAKKGKATRYQEKLRVRSAVVSGLQTNAELTQYHIKDFIRQKKIEGKLKDDQSYYIVNAVSFTSTKDVLQEIATFPEVNHIYLNERQASPKPKTSVVQKLTSELSWNLEKIQAKKAWENGLDGSGVVIATLDTGVDVNHPSLKKQYRGLNADGTFTHTFNWLDLVGDSPIPIDEHGHGTHVTGTMVGYDPETGTRTGVAPGARWIAVNAFSENGALDTDLLKAGEWLLAPLDEKGTPHPEMAPDIINNSWAGSSTLNDWFRSVVKAWAAADITPVFAAGNDSNGTPVGPGSITNPANYPETIAVGSTDSENRISWFSLRGPSPYGGSEIKPDLVAPGEEIFSTLPNNEYGLSSGTSMAAPHVSGAIAILKQMQPNIPIEKLKETLYAGLNPLSDLKYPTSPNDAYGRGILDLTGMVISGSNGVGSLVGKVGYKAVDKKKPVARHEPLPYAYANAPLKLTVQASDDFAVSTVELHYQVDRAPEQTSNGNLFKGNFKSSSYSSELPLEKVKGKEITYYWKITDYAGNSTETVPVRLPLKEGLSVGYATDFETSPVGWYSTGRNSSWNWGKVMHTYLEVPSGTNAYATANPDWRNTDANWSYNNNEESMLAMPPIQVKKGEAVFLNFKQTFGPSINLFRGWDDWGQVLVSEDMKNWHVAKTNDEHLETKWEAISVDLSSFSGKTVYVAYRFHSDSAETNLGWYLDDVSIEDKPSGNVYQPAQSTIAFETFEESTRLQGTHEKQVLIPLSAQIQIVENGRLVDSDPMDGSFSMKLPADEYHLQAEAYGFNPKIQTARVTKDASTIVDIQLSPLDKGAVKGTVKNSESKKTIKGATVKLIEDAAVAPVRTGANGKYSLNPFIGTYTLEVSAPYFHTYRERIEIKGNSIRSIDIHLKPYIGTEGEISYDDGSAENVLLVSGADEAAVKMSLKDGQDQALLTAGLFYIDPRWWNPGGENFQVDVYDATGPEGGPGKKLTESISAKSDVVPGWVKVDLVPYSIYVPKEYFLVFSTQYPDPYIPTIGFDLSSPFSDRFWKLYKGEWYKVEEGSAIGPFAAGLDASNPMIRSVVSYETK, encoded by the coding sequence ATGAAAGGGTTAAAAAGGAGAAAATCGAATTTAGTAGCTTTTTTGATGATATTTCTTTTACTAGGAACAGTCTTCCCTGTAAGAGGGGGGGCGGTTCAAAACGGAGTATCAAATCCAATGGAAGGAAAGGTGGATCCGAAAGTAATACAGGCCTTTGAAAATAACAAGTACACGAATGTGATTGTAGAGTTAAAAAACCAAGCGGATGTTGGACAAATTGCTAATCAAGCTCGGGAAGAGGCTAAGAAAGGGAAGGCTACCCGCTATCAAGAGAAACTCCGCGTCCGTTCAGCTGTTGTGTCAGGACTACAAACGAATGCTGAACTAACACAGTATCATATCAAGGATTTTATTCGTCAAAAGAAAATTGAAGGAAAACTGAAAGATGATCAATCTTACTACATCGTAAATGCGGTTTCATTTACATCCACGAAAGATGTTTTACAGGAAATAGCAACCTTTCCAGAAGTCAACCATATTTACCTAAACGAACGGCAGGCTTCGCCTAAACCGAAGACATCTGTAGTTCAAAAATTAACAAGTGAGCTATCTTGGAACTTGGAAAAAATTCAGGCAAAAAAAGCATGGGAAAATGGGTTGGATGGATCAGGTGTCGTAATCGCAACGCTTGATACTGGGGTGGACGTAAACCATCCGTCGCTTAAGAAGCAATACCGAGGACTCAATGCGGATGGCACCTTTACACACACTTTCAATTGGCTGGACTTGGTGGGGGATAGTCCTATTCCAATTGATGAACATGGACATGGTACACATGTGACAGGGACAATGGTTGGCTATGACCCGGAAACAGGCACGCGTACCGGAGTGGCTCCAGGGGCACGCTGGATTGCTGTTAACGCATTTTCAGAAAACGGGGCGCTGGATACAGACTTGCTAAAAGCAGGAGAATGGCTTCTTGCCCCACTTGATGAAAAGGGAACTCCTCATCCAGAGATGGCACCGGATATTATTAATAACTCATGGGCTGGCAGTTCTACCTTGAATGACTGGTTTAGATCGGTTGTCAAGGCATGGGCGGCTGCCGACATTACACCGGTTTTTGCCGCAGGAAACGACAGCAATGGGACACCCGTTGGGCCAGGTTCAATAACCAATCCAGCTAATTACCCTGAAACCATTGCAGTTGGCTCAACAGATTCAGAAAACCGAATCTCATGGTTTTCTTTGAGGGGGCCTTCTCCCTATGGCGGCAGTGAAATAAAGCCGGATTTGGTTGCACCAGGGGAAGAGATTTTCTCAACCCTGCCAAATAACGAATACGGGTTGTCATCGGGGACCTCCATGGCTGCACCACATGTATCAGGCGCCATTGCCATCTTAAAGCAAATGCAGCCAAACATACCAATCGAAAAACTCAAAGAAACTCTGTATGCCGGATTGAATCCTTTATCAGATTTAAAGTATCCAACTTCCCCAAATGACGCATATGGGAGAGGGATTCTTGACCTAACAGGTATGGTAATAAGCGGTTCTAACGGCGTCGGCAGTCTTGTAGGAAAAGTAGGTTATAAAGCTGTCGATAAAAAGAAACCAGTCGCGAGGCATGAGCCTCTTCCCTATGCTTATGCTAATGCACCTTTGAAACTCACTGTACAAGCCTCTGACGATTTTGCAGTTTCAACGGTGGAACTTCATTATCAAGTTGACAGAGCACCAGAGCAAACATCAAATGGCAATCTTTTTAAAGGCAACTTTAAAAGCAGTTCCTATTCAAGTGAACTTCCTTTAGAAAAAGTAAAGGGGAAAGAAATTACTTATTACTGGAAAATTACGGACTATGCGGGAAACAGTACGGAAACCGTCCCTGTTCGCCTACCGCTGAAAGAAGGGTTGTCGGTCGGGTATGCAACAGACTTTGAAACATCACCTGTAGGGTGGTACAGTACAGGTAGAAACAGTTCGTGGAATTGGGGGAAGGTCATGCATACGTATTTGGAGGTGCCTTCTGGGACCAATGCCTACGCGACCGCGAACCCTGACTGGAGAAATACCGATGCGAACTGGAGTTATAACAATAACGAGGAATCCATGCTAGCTATGCCTCCTATTCAAGTCAAGAAAGGAGAAGCGGTATTCCTAAACTTCAAACAGACCTTTGGCCCTTCTATCAACTTATTCCGAGGATGGGATGATTGGGGACAAGTGCTCGTTTCTGAAGACATGAAGAACTGGCATGTGGCTAAAACAAACGATGAGCACTTAGAGACAAAATGGGAAGCCATTTCGGTCGATTTGTCTTCCTTCTCAGGGAAAACTGTTTATGTAGCTTACCGTTTCCATTCCGACAGTGCGGAAACAAATTTAGGGTGGTACTTAGATGATGTTTCCATAGAAGACAAACCTTCCGGCAATGTATATCAACCCGCGCAATCAACGATAGCATTTGAAACATTCGAGGAGTCTACAAGGCTACAAGGCACCCATGAAAAACAAGTTCTCATCCCGCTCAGTGCGCAAATACAGATTGTTGAAAATGGAAGGCTTGTAGATAGCGATCCAATGGATGGTAGCTTCAGCATGAAGCTCCCTGCAGATGAATACCATCTACAAGCCGAGGCCTATGGGTTTAACCCAAAAATTCAAACGGCGAGAGTAACGAAAGATGCTTCGACCATTGTAGATATTCAGTTATCCCCGTTAGATAAAGGCGCCGTCAAGGGAACTGTAAAGAACAGCGAATCCAAAAAAACGATTAAGGGAGCAACGGTGAAACTCATTGAAGACGCCGCTGTCGCCCCGGTAAGAACAGGTGCAAACGGCAAATACTCGCTTAACCCTTTTATAGGAACATACACACTTGAAGTGAGTGCCCCCTATTTTCATACCTACAGAGAACGGATTGAAATTAAGGGCAATTCCATCCGTTCAATTGATATACACTTAAAGCCTTATATAGGTACAGAAGGTGAAATCAGCTATGATGATGGCTCAGCTGAAAATGTCTTGTTGGTATCTGGTGCGGACGAGGCCGCAGTAAAAATGTCATTGAAGGATGGACAGGACCAAGCATTGCTGACCGCCGGCCTGTTTTATATCGACCCACGCTGGTGGAATCCGGGTGGTGAAAATTTTCAAGTTGATGTGTATGATGCCACTGGACCTGAAGGTGGCCCTGGAAAGAAATTAACGGAATCCATTTCTGCAAAATCGGATGTCGTTCCTGGCTGGGTCAAAGTAGATCTTGTCCCTTACTCCATTTACGTTCCGAAGGAATATTTCCTTGTATTTAGCACCCAATATCCAGATCCATATATACCGACCATTGGATTTGATCTGAGCAGCCCGTTCTCAGACCGCTTTTGGAAGCTTTACAAAGGCGAGTGGTATAAAGTAGAGGAAGGGTCGGCGATTGGACCATTTGCAGCAGGTTTAGATGCATCCAATCCGATGATTCGCTCCGTCGTTTCATATGAAACCAAATAA
- a CDS encoding LysR family transcriptional regulator yields the protein MELRQLEYFMALCNDLHFTKTAEKLRIGQPTLSYQMKALEDELGVRLFDRLGKKIAITEAGEILHKQCKKMFENLHSATEQIEELQKVKRGKLVIGALSGDLSLIASKVLLEFHAKYPHVQIQLFSIDDAVEKVKQNEIDLALTFMPKPDDSFIHIPLYQDEFFLVVQMDHAWSDREAIEFREIQSIPLILNPIGHCFRKLLEEACLFAEIGLQPIIESTDTKAILELVEEGIGATILSGKLFLLENKGDLKAIKITNPTFIKEVSIVHHKQKFMGTAAKGFIEILMNFINENEALAESYKETQLS from the coding sequence TTGGAACTGAGACAATTAGAATACTTCATGGCCCTATGTAACGATCTTCATTTTACAAAGACTGCAGAAAAACTAAGAATTGGGCAGCCTACCTTAAGCTATCAAATGAAAGCGTTAGAGGATGAACTGGGTGTTCGTTTATTTGATCGTTTAGGAAAAAAAATAGCAATCACGGAGGCTGGTGAAATTCTCCATAAACAATGCAAAAAAATGTTTGAAAATTTACATTCTGCCACCGAACAAATAGAGGAGCTGCAAAAGGTGAAGAGAGGGAAATTAGTGATAGGGGCACTGTCTGGTGACTTAAGTCTCATAGCCTCTAAGGTTTTGCTAGAGTTTCATGCTAAGTACCCTCATGTTCAGATCCAGTTATTTTCGATAGATGATGCGGTAGAAAAGGTAAAGCAAAACGAAATTGATTTGGCTCTAACCTTCATGCCAAAACCAGATGATAGTTTTATCCATATTCCTTTATACCAGGATGAATTCTTTTTAGTCGTGCAAATGGATCATGCTTGGTCTGATAGAGAGGCAATTGAGTTTCGTGAGATACAGAGTATTCCGCTTATATTAAATCCCATCGGTCATTGTTTTAGGAAATTACTAGAGGAAGCTTGTCTATTTGCGGAGATTGGTCTCCAACCTATCATTGAATCAACCGATACGAAGGCGATATTGGAATTAGTCGAGGAAGGGATAGGGGCTACCATCCTATCCGGTAAACTCTTTTTATTGGAAAATAAAGGGGATTTAAAAGCTATCAAAATAACAAATCCAACTTTTATCAAGGAAGTGTCCATTGTCCACCATAAACAAAAATTTATGGGTACAGCTGCAAAAGGTTTTATCGAAATATTAATGAATTTTATAAATGAGAATGAGGCATTAGCGGAGAGTTATAAAGAAACACAGTTATCCTAA
- a CDS encoding DinB family protein — translation MNENKIFDLFEYARNATLKAAQDITEENGDIIPNGYPNSLRWQLGHIYVAVEGIVFHFANEIPNLPEGYMNLFKTGTKTTDWNTTPPSIEELISLLSEQVNRVKETFAGRLDEKIANPFTMGSLKLETIGELLSYASFHESEHIGIIKSLKNALNVEK, via the coding sequence ATGAATGAAAATAAGATTTTTGACCTATTTGAATATGCTCGTAACGCTACATTAAAGGCGGCACAAGACATAACGGAAGAAAACGGTGACATCATCCCAAATGGATATCCAAATTCACTACGCTGGCAGTTAGGTCATATTTATGTTGCTGTTGAGGGAATTGTCTTTCATTTTGCAAACGAAATTCCAAACCTGCCAGAGGGATATATGAACTTATTCAAAACGGGGACAAAAACAACTGACTGGAATACAACTCCGCCTTCAATAGAAGAGCTAATTTCATTACTATCTGAACAAGTAAATCGTGTAAAAGAAACGTTTGCAGGGAGACTCGATGAAAAAATTGCAAACCCATTTACAATGGGATCATTAAAACTAGAAACCATTGGTGAACTTCTTTCTTACGCTTCATTCCATGAAAGTGAACATATTGGCATAATAAAAAGCTTAAAAAATGCTCTTAATGTAGAAAAATAG
- a CDS encoding carboxymuconolactone decarboxylase family protein, which translates to MKQRIDYYNAAPDALKIMMEMEKYTKTTGLDRKLRELIKIRASQINGCAYCINMHTADARKMGETEQRLFCLTAWRECTFYTDAEKAALELTEYVTLIATKRVPDELYQRVREHYDEKQYVDLVLLINQINSWNRISIAMGNIATEK; encoded by the coding sequence GTGAAACAACGTATAGATTATTACAATGCAGCACCAGATGCACTTAAGATCATGATGGAAATGGAAAAGTATACGAAAACTACTGGCTTAGACCGTAAACTTCGTGAACTGATAAAAATTCGGGCTTCTCAAATAAATGGGTGTGCTTATTGTATCAACATGCACACTGCCGATGCTAGAAAAATGGGAGAGACGGAGCAACGGTTATTTTGCCTTACTGCTTGGAGAGAGTGTACATTTTACACAGATGCTGAAAAAGCAGCTCTTGAGTTGACAGAGTACGTGACATTAATCGCGACAAAACGAGTACCAGATGAGCTTTACCAAAGAGTTCGTGAACACTATGACGAGAAACAGTATGTTGACCTCGTTCTATTAATTAATCAAATTAACAGCTGGAATAGAATCTCTATTGCCATGGGGAATATAGCTACTGAAAAGTAA
- a CDS encoding Rrf2 family transcriptional regulator — protein sequence MQYSIGVEYALHCLVYLIDIPEDSPTGIKELSFFQGISDTYLSKIFSKLSKSGIVKSVPGVKGGYRLSKSPEEISFWDVIEAVEGPKPIFQCKNIKDNGYLYRENCCSAPSSCTINLVMLSAEEKMRDFLRSKTLAWLNKELDTVLPKQIREDTRKFFSKSNN from the coding sequence ATGCAGTATAGTATTGGCGTTGAGTATGCACTTCATTGCCTCGTTTATTTAATTGATATTCCTGAGGATTCTCCCACTGGAATAAAGGAACTTTCCTTTTTTCAAGGAATTTCTGATACATATCTCTCAAAAATCTTTAGTAAATTATCAAAGTCAGGTATTGTTAAGTCAGTTCCTGGGGTTAAGGGTGGCTATAGACTATCTAAGTCTCCAGAAGAAATATCCTTTTGGGATGTAATTGAAGCAGTTGAAGGTCCTAAACCGATTTTTCAATGTAAAAATATTAAAGATAATGGTTATTTGTATCGAGAAAATTGCTGTTCGGCTCCCTCCTCTTGTACGATTAATTTAGTTATGCTCTCTGCAGAGGAAAAAATGCGTGATTTCCTGCGCAGTAAAACACTTGCCTGGTTAAATAAGGAGCTTGATACTGTCTTACCTAAACAAATCCGTGAAGATACTCGGAAATTCTTTTCAAAGAGCAACAATTAA